A stretch of the Parabacteroides timonensis genome encodes the following:
- a CDS encoding hybrid sensor histidine kinase/response regulator transcription factor, translating to MRALSIVRYIKIIIVFLLSYQWIYAEQFKFIHYEVENGLSSNTVRSIIQDSRGFMWFGTENGLNRFDGYHVKVFKNIIGDSTSIGNNYIYSLLEDSKKIFWIGTDEGVYIYNPELEQFRYFAIQTDNGTKIKSNITAIAEAPNGNIWFATLSQGVFCFNKQTQQLKQYESISDKSNSLISNTILYLHIDSQGSIWVASQQNKGTINRYDPENDQFITYQIAKMNGESCDLRIYAIEDGDEDNLWIGTWNHGICQLNKKTLKIESFLVPGTPNGISHVHYITEYQPGILLVGSDDGLAYFDTKTKKAEVMTATELKNSSLSNKFIYPIYKDREGGVWVGTYHGGVNYAAPMKGMINGYTHSDYSNSVGGNIISCFCEDPSGNIWIGSDDGGLSYFNTQNKKFTNYQPDPNRNSLSYHNIHALFLDNENLWIGTYSGNLNILNTRTGKFSQYFADSTDKIPSDMSSVYSIYKDKQNNIWVGTMQSILRYDRPNDGFNKVKETGTTTSCILQDSDDNIWFATLGKGLFCFNPKTEKWEQYTLNPDDKNTLSTNQINSLCLDDKQQLWVGTDNGICRFDKTIGNFVRVPLNISQAAVTGVVFNLGYLWISTINGLISYCLETGKQRIFFKSDGLQSDQYGVNAVLLASSGLLYLGTTNGFCELDTRTITFNTYIPPVVITNLQVFNKDVKIEEKGILPQSTTSIKEIELSYKHNVFSIEYVSLSYSVPAKNQYKYKLEGFDKDWNFVGNQRKATYTNLPAGKYKFHVMGSNNDGVWNEEATTVDIIIHPPFWRSHLAYFIYIISIIGLVCYIIYAMKLRTEKRHKARMLQLSVEKEKELHDAKINFFTLIAHEIRTPVSLIIGPLEKIMETSSTLPTTIQSALNIIDRNSQRLLSLVNQLLDFRKAEQGAFVINFSEQNMYELLQNLYDRFKPMIEQKGIAFSFDMPDKGIMAIVDPEAITKVISNLLTNATKYASGKITMTCGIHNRAVIIKVSDDGRGISELEQNNIFLPFYQIAQSHKPGTGLGLSLAKLLVDAHHGMIEVESTAEQGTTFTVTIPLEQPNVAPAKSKKDIVTDYTVPEEEPYTKDATSQLIASSGRPTLLIVEDNTDMRSFLHDSFKETYNILLAENGQEGLEQLKKQPVDLIISDVMMPVMDGFAFAKEVKENVSYSHIPLVLLTAKTDNISKVTGIKSGADAYIEKPFSTQVLRAQIENLLESRKKLRKKFSEMPFVPLDSVAVNKADEQFLSKMNEIIEKNISNVDFSIDVLAEQLCISRSGLFAKIKTLVEMTPNELIQLVRLKKAAELLATQKYRINEICYQVGFNNPSYFSKCFQKQFGVLPKDFMNKKN from the coding sequence ATGAGAGCACTATCTATTGTCCGATACATTAAGATTATTATAGTATTCCTATTATCCTACCAATGGATTTATGCGGAACAATTCAAGTTCATTCATTATGAAGTTGAAAACGGATTATCTTCCAATACAGTCCGCAGTATCATTCAGGATAGTCGGGGATTTATGTGGTTTGGCACGGAAAACGGATTAAACAGATTTGACGGTTATCATGTGAAAGTTTTTAAGAATATAATAGGCGACTCTACTTCTATTGGCAATAACTATATATATTCATTATTAGAAGATTCCAAAAAAATATTTTGGATAGGAACAGATGAAGGCGTCTATATCTACAATCCGGAACTGGAACAATTCAGATACTTTGCTATTCAGACAGACAATGGGACAAAAATCAAGAGTAACATAACAGCTATTGCTGAAGCCCCCAACGGAAATATCTGGTTTGCAACATTAAGTCAAGGTGTTTTCTGCTTCAACAAACAAACACAGCAACTAAAACAATATGAATCCATATCGGATAAAAGCAATTCACTGATTTCAAACACAATATTATATTTACACATCGATAGTCAAGGTTCGATATGGGTTGCTTCCCAACAAAACAAAGGAACCATAAATCGCTATGACCCGGAAAACGATCAGTTCATCACATACCAGATAGCGAAGATGAACGGAGAGTCTTGCGACTTGCGGATCTATGCCATTGAAGACGGAGACGAAGATAATCTATGGATAGGAACCTGGAATCATGGCATTTGTCAGCTAAACAAAAAGACATTAAAAATAGAATCATTCCTGGTTCCGGGAACACCGAACGGAATCTCTCACGTTCACTATATCACCGAATATCAACCGGGTATTTTATTAGTTGGCTCCGACGACGGGCTTGCTTATTTTGATACAAAGACGAAGAAAGCAGAAGTAATGACTGCCACCGAATTAAAAAACAGTAGCCTTTCCAATAAATTTATCTATCCCATCTATAAAGACAGGGAAGGAGGTGTTTGGGTCGGTACTTATCATGGCGGTGTCAACTATGCCGCTCCGATGAAAGGAATGATCAACGGATATACCCATTCGGATTATAGTAATTCTGTCGGTGGAAATATTATCAGTTGTTTTTGTGAAGATCCATCCGGTAATATCTGGATCGGTTCAGACGATGGCGGCCTGAGTTATTTTAATACGCAAAACAAAAAATTCACGAATTATCAGCCGGATCCGAACCGTAACAGTCTATCCTACCATAATATCCACGCCTTATTCCTGGATAATGAGAATTTATGGATCGGAACCTATTCCGGTAATCTGAATATACTAAATACCCGAACCGGTAAATTCTCCCAATATTTCGCCGACTCAACCGATAAGATTCCCTCGGATATGAGCAGTGTGTATTCTATCTATAAAGACAAACAAAACAATATCTGGGTGGGAACCATGCAGAGCATCCTGCGTTATGACCGCCCAAACGATGGTTTCAATAAAGTCAAAGAAACAGGAACAACTACCAGTTGTATATTGCAGGATTCAGACGACAATATATGGTTTGCCACACTGGGTAAAGGACTCTTTTGCTTTAACCCGAAAACAGAAAAATGGGAACAATATACATTAAACCCTGATGATAAAAACACCTTATCGACCAACCAGATAAATAGTCTCTGCCTGGATGACAAACAACAATTATGGGTAGGAACCGATAACGGAATATGCCGGTTTGATAAAACAATCGGAAACTTCGTACGTGTACCGCTGAATATATCACAAGCAGCCGTTACCGGTGTCGTTTTTAATCTGGGCTATTTATGGATCAGTACGATTAACGGGCTTATATCTTACTGCCTAGAGACCGGAAAACAACGGATCTTCTTTAAGAGCGATGGACTACAAAGCGACCAATATGGGGTCAATGCCGTCTTACTGGCATCCTCAGGACTTTTATATCTGGGAACCACCAACGGTTTCTGCGAACTCGATACTCGTACCATCACCTTTAATACTTATATACCGCCGGTAGTAATTACAAACCTGCAGGTATTCAATAAAGATGTAAAAATCGAAGAGAAAGGTATCCTTCCTCAATCGACGACCAGTATTAAAGAAATTGAACTCTCTTACAAACATAATGTATTCAGCATCGAATATGTGAGCCTTAGTTATAGTGTACCGGCCAAAAACCAGTATAAATATAAACTGGAAGGTTTCGACAAAGACTGGAACTTTGTAGGTAACCAGCGAAAAGCGACCTATACTAATTTACCGGCCGGTAAATACAAGTTCCATGTAATGGGTTCAAATAACGATGGCGTATGGAATGAAGAGGCTACAACCGTAGATATAATCATTCATCCCCCCTTCTGGCGTTCACATTTGGCCTATTTCATTTATATCATATCAATCATAGGATTGGTATGCTACATTATATATGCAATGAAGCTACGAACAGAAAAACGTCATAAAGCCCGCATGCTTCAACTGAGTGTGGAAAAAGAGAAGGAACTGCATGATGCCAAGATCAATTTCTTTACCCTGATCGCCCATGAAATACGAACACCGGTCTCTTTAATTATCGGACCGCTCGAAAAGATAATGGAAACCTCATCAACTCTTCCTACAACGATCCAGAGTGCATTAAATATAATCGATCGCAACAGTCAGCGACTCCTGTCATTGGTCAATCAGTTGCTGGATTTCCGGAAAGCGGAACAGGGAGCATTCGTGATCAACTTCTCCGAACAAAATATGTACGAATTACTCCAGAACCTGTATGATCGTTTCAAACCGATGATCGAACAGAAAGGTATCGCCTTTTCTTTTGATATGCCGGATAAAGGAATTATGGCCATTGTCGATCCCGAAGCGATAACTAAAGTCATCAGTAACCTGCTCACCAATGCCACCAAATACGCTTCCGGCAAAATTACGATGACCTGCGGGATTCATAATAGAGCTGTTATCATCAAAGTCTCGGATGATGGCCGGGGAATATCCGAACTGGAACAGAATAATATATTCCTTCCTTTCTATCAGATAGCCCAGAGCCATAAACCAGGTACAGGACTCGGACTTTCGCTGGCTAAATTACTGGTAGATGCCCATCATGGCATGATTGAAGTAGAAAGTACAGCAGAGCAAGGAACAACATTTACTGTTACAATACCATTGGAACAACCCAATGTTGCTCCCGCAAAATCTAAAAAGGATATAGTGACCGACTATACGGTTCCCGAAGAGGAACCGTACACCAAAGATGCTACCAGTCAACTAATCGCATCTTCCGGCCGCCCCACATTATTGATCGTAGAAGACAATACCGACATGAGGAGCTTCCTCCATGACAGTTTCAAAGAGACATACAATATTCTATTGGCAGAAAACGGTCAGGAAGGATTAGAACAGCTGAAAAAACAACCTGTCGATCTTATCATAAGCGACGTGATGATGCCGGTTATGGATGGTTTCGCATTTGCCAAAGAGGTAAAGGAAAACGTTTCTTACAGCCATATCCCATTGGTATTGCTGACTGCGAAAACCGATAATATATCGAAAGTAACCGGTATAAAGTCCGGAGCAGATGCCTACATCGAAAAACCTTTCTCGACACAGGTATTACGTGCCCAAATCGAGAATTTGCTCGAATCGCGGAAAAAACTGAGAAAGAAGTTTTCAGAAATGCCGTTCGTTCCTCTGGATAGTGTAGCTGTCAATAAGGCTGACGAACAGTTCTTGTCGAAGATGAACGAGATCATTGAAAAGAATATATCGAATGTCGACTTCTCCATCGATGTATTGGCAGAACAATTATGCATCAGCCGGTCGGGATTGTTTGCCAAAATAAAAACGCTGGTAGAAATGACCCCGAATGAACTGATACAGCTTGTCCGTTTAAAGAAAGCGGCAGAGTTGTTAGCAACACAGAAATATCGTATCAACGAAATATGTTACCAGGTTGGATTCAACAACCCTTCTTATTTCTCCAAATGTTTCCAGAAACAATTTGGAGTTTTGCCGAAAGATTTTATGAACAAAAAAAACTAA